From Clavelina lepadiformis chromosome 9, kaClaLepa1.1, whole genome shotgun sequence, the proteins below share one genomic window:
- the LOC143471128 gene encoding fibrocystin-L-like isoform X1 gives MSSTLLTCVTQPGGMTHTVTNTGSHPTYGRGYAWNPSTVVMKVGDLLSVYWSISSLLDDAVIRLYSTNSPTNNTYDGEGFQVPASGEGQYQYRFNKVGKFHFGSGCVDGVACEIFMRLTVEVTDATNEAENVVATLGEHKANCACDFTFDTAETPIVTNISPNTGTTATTITIQGTGFSTPTTVKVGGKTCEVTSTTATAITCQISASEELAVGVYHPVVVNVNGKGDALLQMQSQIKRSFALTPLITGISPNIGSLAGGTKITIQGSGFTHKSVVVITKQQELCDVIEDESTYTSLVCITRAFIATKGNISVTVDVSDAQCAAGVDCSFEFADSATPVVTGHTTNEDFSALSLTLNGTNFGMDTSAVTVTLSSGMIMTSCTITSVTDTQIECDLVSRLPVGANKISVSISGAKGFARFNDPSHKDVVSPNSISDLTPETGSVNGGTTLTITGNGFVKDDVTVQVGGVSCVITDVTLSKITCTTGARVTSAVTVEVVSNGVTYPTVSYEYSNAATPTIANVSPATGAGGDSITLSGTQLGNVVDDVSVTVGGIECSVTSAGDTSLECTLGDREGGHAIIEVIVTSLGLATASESILFRYNLHVHDFSPTTGSYGGSQLVTIDGAGFSNHTIVHICDLPCTLESSSTTQITCRTSANPDYVDSSSSTTCEVKVTNEAQMDDSAITAGSNYTYSGAQTPTITGVTPGRGGTGGGTEITITGSGFMLGTPLTVSIDESDCVISDFNDTSISCRTSSHKGSIKTKVTVRVGELGIATQDGADYFYIDRWSSVFTWGGDSLPTDEDFVIIQAGQTVLLDTHTAVLKMLLIDGGELIFDEAEDANVSLSAENILIVNNGRLQVGTEAEPYKGKAEIVMYGHLRSPELPIYGAKTLGLRSGTLDLHGRHILNPWSVLAATADVGATQVILTLPAINWQVGDEIVIASTGTRHSQKENEKRKISNISPDLLTITMDSALEYKHLGVTEVLADGTEVEFRAEVGLLSRNVVFRGTNDVAWNDEIEACEAGFQTGQFATQTCFQGRFGEEEGSDQFGGSIFIHSSLPNSDEIEARIENIEVTYVGQAFRLGRYPIHFHLMGDVSGMYVKRCAIHNTFNRAVTIHGTHNLLVESNVVYDVMGGAIFIEDGIETGNIIQYNMVVFVRQSTSLLNDDITPAAFWVTNPNNTVRHNHAAGGTHFGFWYRMHEHPDGPSYTTTVCQQKVELGEFRNNTVHSQGWFGLWIFESYFPMKGSSCTSTEPSPAKFDSLTTWHCEKGAEWVNCGAIQFNNFVMVNNEDTGIDIKLISGTAWGDAKVTNLTVVGHSPQSDATSTKTGITLPFAPGLFVDGAKIFNFDDGGVALKGTTVQGKCVDVCGGFYFWFQRIKYYSVTKRIHWRWTHEGVLVDRDGSLTADASGAPGTAGTTVVPYTGLVNTDDCPTASGDVYSSGAVPSAICTGGKRFHRFALNNPVPGSLLGKDMVFVNDHGNATSNFMKKRLTHAPGWMALLPSKEEILIYFKDGEQFTNITYNSKIYDLMENDYVIIKHKLTQTPDVIQINEQGNTSVGDTSPLTASSQNLDWHFAVDTKELSIMVSGRRESSSRKRRSSLGVTGDIYSHVPVSPTIYRCYYEDCIGPVSAEEIPPSRERPSDYHLWSTSTNPCLFWSSDKQIVTVGRTYVTLDGSDSECWVVVDVAVINVTHLTIHGVLEFSNDHGPDVIALSIETILVLNGRIIAGITETEIFNKDLTVELRGNHSTPRVTLEEINLGSKAIGCFGGCDFQGKKRSPSWTRLAQTVAAGTNQIIVQDVVDWVAGEEIVITTTGYDSRETEKHVIAAVATDGVTITLENTLAHRHMGETYTAGQHSYDMRAEVGLLSRNIKIIGQWYEDIDKEAYGARVLVGTVRTEDENGNEVDVRGFARFSNVEFHRTGQEGWTDPWDPRFSLAWVGTGATVPARPAFVKNCAFHDGYSTAIGTFGADDVTISGNVVHRTIFDGIRLTGAGHKLENNLVTLTLFRGTWGDRNELTNYMDWHASFEVAEASSLIMKGNVAAGSERRGFHIDGEACDAPEDDNAWTGNVAHGCLHGIQIFTADGVGSCSMIRNFVVYKSWDYGIYHQTQVSVHINNTVIADSFVGYLPYIFAPAALTHLYENKIARMENVTCIGRSPHFDPNLDKMDENTDKNLQIRNYQIVREAPRNVYGGKTCVMLPMFQSGTNGAPFKAFHSNTIYPSVRGLLDIRGLHAHNYNGHSDGTRDLVFFTNPSNEDIFHPTYLRNIVLSNVDDDSKVYYARPSLGLINPSDCVDMECDGMKNVLIKDFDGGLIGGTGGTVLPQAEYEWDGDPRRGLGDYRIPKALLTTSSGDRIDVDDIIDVRGILRNSACTYNSNWQAYNCQNDGENRTLDYRMLVIESLDSDTESRRLSPLAMLSNRYIDLNNGPQDHGWCFGYTCQKRISTFYTIVATGHHYDVYFTGYAPKKLRLTLLNVDDDITLRVAIWYARPEKLEVFNVETGISITPENYVYDVSLNKWIYKRPETDGQYRPAIDSRVHGANFMDLKKDLLYVTLRGGEPIDIKTVPAVILAFGFPAISIDEFFGENLISNLAIYLGVPNDKIRIVDVVEETSSRKRRSTSDGSVTYIIQFSDEITNSSVSGNEELSAEVLNNKTDTLLLDFQTGHLWERLNVTEGATFSSTQASTSNTSGDAGNELLVQHSIPTQLVVSSLPSSAEEYVAFDPQPMVSILDADNQVVSTLGGTWMVTVSFDTSGTDADDSATLQGTTTVAVSNGYANFTDLRITHSGTGYVLRYAISEPSGISLITTDPTIDISLRTVNIGLPSGVDGYIEHNNPVDITLELQDVNGVTLENIGYKGHTWKVDISLDDSSIYDNTGVVGASTFTFDPTTGRTITTGFSLTNTISYYQYNLRFRVYTDPALYDFAVEGPTLQFISSSDNVHTSVTNIKKLKIEFVGQPYTSITSSSSMSTFKVYFHNVVVEHTTEVLISNTDASGKSNGNTEVSFDVGSSNATAVDIAVTTVSDFLVAPDNGLSFEGSRLVVADTSCVVTVDEECITGTIDWVTPTTTVATWIYVVVGVVMAIVLAAGIIAFSCVMKRAKMNKVGGMRGCFDANSSRGASPILDSFYTSSSASSATADLYNRRHMTPVHI, from the exons ATGTCAAGTACCTTATTGACTTGCGTCACCCAACCTGGGGGAATGACCCACACCGTGACAAATACAGGCTCACATCCAA CATATGGCAGGGGATACGCTTGGAATCCATCAACTGTAGTCATGAAAGTCGGCGATCTGTTGTCTGTGTATTGGTCTATATCGAGCTTGCTAGATGACGCAGTTATACGTCTTTATTCAACTAACTCACCAACGAACAATACATACGACGGCGAAGGATTTCAAGTCCCAGCATCTGGTGAAG GCCAATACCAATATCGCTTTAACAAAGTTGGAAAGTTCCATTTTGGCAGCGGTTGTGTTGATGGCGTGGCTTGCGAAATCTTCATGCGCCTCACTGTAGAGGTTACTGACGCCACCAACGAAGCTGAAAATGTTGTTGCCACTTTGGGTGAACATAAG GCAAATTGTGCCTGCGACTTCACCTTTGACACTGCTGAAACCCCGATAGTTACCAACATTTCACCCAACACCGGTACAACTGCAACGACAATCACCATTCAAG GAACTGGGTTTTCGACTCCGACCACCGTAAAAGTAGGTGGTAAAACGTGTGAAGTCACTAGCACCACAGCCACTGCAATCACCTGCCAGATATCAGCATCAGAAGAGCTCGCAGTAG GCGTCTACCACCCAGTTGTTGTTAATGTGAACGGAAAGGGTGACGCCCTTCTTCAGATGCAGAGTCAGATAAAACGCTCGTTTGCACTGACCCCACTAATAACCGGAATCTCACCCAACATAGGCTCGCTGGCTGGCGGAACCAAAATTACAATTCAG GGTTCTGGATTCACCCACAAAAGCGTGGTAGTCATTACAAAACAACAGGagctttgtgacgtaattgaAGACGAGAGCACTTACACATCCCTTGTATGCATCACCCGAGCATTTATAGCGACAAAGGGAAACATTTCTGTTACTGTGGA CGTCTCCGATGCCCAATGTGCTGCTGGTGTCGACTGCTCATTCGAATTTGCTGACAGTGCAACTCCAGTTGTGACCGGTCACACCACAAACGAAGATTTCTCTGCTCTTTCGTTGACTTTAAATGGAACAA ACTTCGGCATGGACACGTCAGCAGTCACCGTAACATTGTCTTCTGGaatgattatgacgtcatgtaCAATCACATCTGTGACGGACACACAAATTGAATGTGATCTCGTTTCGAGACTTCCTGTTGGCGCAAATAAGATATCTGTTTCCATATCGGGAGCAAAAG GTTTCGCGAGATTTAACGACCCCAGTCACAAGGATGTTGTTAGTCCGAACTCAATCAGCGATCTGACTCCCGAAACCGGTAGCGTCAATGGCGGCACCACCTTGACCATTACCG GAAACGGTTTTGTTAAAGATGACGTTACCGTTCAAGTAGGAGGAGTATCTTGCGTCATCACTGACGTAACCTTGAGTAAAATTACCTGTACAACCGGTGCACGCGTGACTAGCGCAGTAACCGTAGAAGTGGTGTCAAACGGAGTGACGTACCCAACTGTAAGCTACGAATATTCAAACGCGGCGACCCCAACCATAGCCAATGTGTCTCCTGCCACAG GGGCCGGAGGCGACTCAATAACTTTATCTGGAACCCAATTGGGCAATgttgttgatgacgtcagcGTCACAGTTGGTGGTATCGAGTGCAGTGTGACGTCAGCAGGTGATACCTCACTTGAGTGCACACTGGGAGATCGTGAGGGTGGTCATGCCATCATTGAG GTCATTGTTACAAGCTTAGGATTAGCAACGGCAAGCGAGTCAATCTTATTTCGGTATAATCTTCACGTACATGATTTCTCACCCACAACAG GAAGCTACGGCGGCTCACAGTTGGTCACCATTGACGGTGCAGGCTTCTCGAACCACACCATCGTCCACATATGTGACCTACCATGCACTCTTGAAAGCAGTAGCACCACACAGATCACTTGTCGTACATCTGCCAACCCGGATTATGTGGACA GTTCTAGTTCGACTACATGCGAGGTCAAGGTCACCAACGAAGCTCAAATGGACGACTCTGCCATCACAGCTGGAAGTAATTATACGTACAGTGGGGCCCAGACTCCGACCATTACTGGAGTCACTCCTGGTCGCGGTGGAACTGGAGGAGGAACGGAGATCACCATCACTGGATCGGGATTCAT GCTGGGTACTCCTTTAACGGTCTCCATTGATGAAAGTGATTGCGTAATAAGCGATTTCAACGACACAAGCATTAGCTGCCGGACCTCATCTCATAAAGGATCTATCAAAACTAAG GTGACCGTGCGAGTCGGGGAGCTCGGTATTGCGACGCAAGATGGCGCGGATTACTTCTACATTGATCGTTGGTCGTCTGTATTCACCTGGGGTGGTGATAGTTTGCCAACAGATGAGGATTTCGTAATTATTCAGGCG GGACAAACAGTCTTGCTTGACACGCACACTgcagttttgaaaatgttgctCATCGACGGTGGAGAGTTGATCTTTGACGAAGCCGAAGATGCAAATGTATCGTTAAGTGCAGAAAATATCCTCATCGTTAACAACGGACGTCTTCAG GTTGGTACCGAAGCGGAACCTTACAAAGGCAAGGCCGAAATTGTCATGTACGGTCACTTGAGGTCACCAGAGCTGCCGATTTATGGAGCCAAAACCTTGGGTTTACGAAGTGGAACCTTGGACCTACACGGACGTCATATTCTCAACCCTTGGAGTGTACTTGCGGCAACCGCCGATGTTGGAGCCACTCAGGTTAT CCTGACACTGCCGGCGATCAACTGGCAGGTTGGTGATGAAATAGTTATAGCGTCGACTGGAACTCGTCATTCACAGaaggaaaatgaaaaaaggaaaatttcCAATATATCGCCAG ATCTCCTCACTATAACAATGGACTCTGCGCTTGAATACAAACATCTTGGTGTAACCGAAGTTCTCGCCGATGGAACAGAAGTTGAGTTTCGAG CGGAGGTGGGCCTTTTATCGCGTAATGTCGTTTTCCGTGGCACCAACGACGTGGCGTGGAACGATGAGATAGAAGCTTGTGAGGCAGGTTTCCAGACTGGACAATTCGCCACGCAGACATGCTTCCAG GGAAGATTCGGTGAAGAAGAAGGATCAGATCAATTCGGAGGATCTATCTTTATACATTCCAGCTTACCCAACTCTGATGAGATTGAGGCGAGgattgaaaatattgaagtgACTTATGTCGGGCAAGCCTTCCGCTTGGGAAG ATACCCCATTCATTTCCATTTGATGGGCGACGTGAGTGGGATGTACGTGAAACGATGCGCCATCCACAACACATTCAACAGAGCAGTCACTATACATG GAACTCATAACCTTTTGGTTGAATCGAATGTGGTCTATGACGTCATGGGCGGCGCCATCTTTATCGAAGACGGAATTGAAACCGGAAACATAATTCAATACAATATGGTCGTGTTTGTACGTCAGAGCACGTCACTGCTCAATGATGACATCACACCGG CTGCTTTTTGGGTCACCAACCCCAACAACACGGTCAGACACAACCACGCAGCAGGTGGCACCCACTTTGGCTTCTGGTACAGAATGCACGAGCACCCGGACGGACCCTCTTACACCACAACCGTGTGTCAGCAGAAAGTAGAATTGGGTGAATTCAGAAACAACACTGTTCACTCGCAAGGCTGGTTCGGTCTTTGGATATTTGAGTCTTATTTTCCAATGAAGGGATCCAG CTGCACTTCGACCGAACCATCTCCTGCAAAGTTCGATTCACTGACCACCTGGCACTGTGAAAAAGGGGCTGAATGGGTCAACTGTGGGGCAATTCAGTTCAATAACTTCGTGATGGTCAACAACGAGGACACCGGCATCGACATCAAACTCATCTCGGGCACAGCGTGGGGAGATGCAAAAGTTACCAACCTCACTGTTGTGGGGCATTCCCCTCAGTCGGATGCCACATCGACCAAAACCGGCATT ACTCTTCCGTTTGCTCCTGGACTTTTCGTTGATGGTGCCAAGATCTTCAACTTCGACGATGGAGGAGTAGCGTTGAAAGGAACAACTGTCCAAGGAAAATGTGTCGATGTTTGCGGGGGCTTTTACTTCTGGTTTCAAC gCATCAAATATTATTCCGTAACCAAAAGGATCCACTGGCGATGGACACACGAAGGTGTTTTGGTTGATAGAGATGGTTCCTTGACCGCTGATGCATCTGGTGCACCTGGTACAGCTGGTACCACTGTCGTTCCTTACACAGGGCTGGTCAACACAGATGATTGCCCG ACTGCATCAGGCGACGTATATTCAAGTGGCGCTGTACCATCTGCAATCTGTACCGGCGGAAAAAGATTTCATCGATTCGCGCTAAACAACCCAGTTCCGGGATCACTTCTTGGCAAAGATATGGTCTTTGTTAATGACCATGGGAACGCAACCAGCAATTTTATGAAGAAGCGGCTCACACACGCGCCAG gTTGGATGGCACTGCTACCGAGCAAGGAAGAGATCTTGATTTACTTCAAAGATGGCGAGCAGTTCACCAACATCACTTACAATTCTAAGATCTACGACTTGATGGAAAACGATTACGTCATCATTAAGCATAAGCTGACGCAGACTCCGGACGT GATTCAAATCAACGAACAGGGAAATACGTCGGTTGGCGATACGTCACCATTGACAGCCAGTAGCCAAAACCTGGACTGGCATTTCGCCGTGGACACGAAAGAACTGAGCATAATGGTTTCGGGAAGAAGAGAAAGTTCATCGAGAAAACGGAGATCTTCTCTTGGCGTCACTGGAGACATCTACAGTCATGTCCCCGTGTCACCGACAATATACAG gtGTTACTATGAAGACTGCATTGGGCCAGTAAGCGCCGAAGAAATCCCGCCAAGCAGGGAAAGACCATCCGATTACCATCTTTGGTCCACCAGTACCAACCCTTGTTTGTTTTGGTCCAGTGAT AAACAAATCGTTACGGTTGGTCGAACATACGTGACATTGGACGGCAGCGATTCCGAGTGTTGGGTGGTAGTTGACGTAGCTGTGATAAACGTCACTCACTTGACTATTCATGGTGTTTTGGAGTTTAGCAATGATCACGGCCCTGACGTCATTGCACTTTCAATTGAAACAATCTTGGTTCTG AACGGGCGAATCATAGCCGGTATTACGGAGACcgaaattttcaataaagatCTTACGGTCGAGCTACGGGGAAACCACAGTACGCCAAGAGTGACTTTAGaag AGATCAATCTGGGATCGAAAGCAATCGGTTGCTTCGGAGGATGCGACTTTCAAGGGAAGAAGCGCTCGCCTTCCTGGACTCGTCTTGCTCAAACTGTTGCTGCAGGAACTAACCAAATCATTGTACAAGACGTGGTAGACTGGGTCGCTGGTGAAGAGATTGTTATTACAACAACTGGTTACGA TTCAAGAGAGACCGAGAAGCACGTGATAGCTGCAGTGGCCACTGACGGGGTAACAATAACTCTCGAGAACACACTTGCCCACAGACATATGGGGGAAACCTACACGGCTGGACAACATAGCTACGACATGAGAGCTGAGGTCGGCTTGCTCAGTAGAAACATCAAAATCATAG GACAATGGTACGAAGACATTGACAAGGAGGCGTACGGTGCGAGGGTGCTGGTTGGTACGGTCAGGACCGAAGACGAAAACGGCAATGAAGTTGATGTTAGGG GCTTCGCCCGGTTCAGCAACGTTGAGTTTCATCGGACCGGTCAGGAGGGTTGGACCGACCCGTGGGACCCGAGATTTTCCCTTGCCTGGGTAGGAACGGGGGCCACGGTACCGGCTAGGCccgcttttgtaaaaaattgtgCTTTCCACGATGGTTACTCAACTGCCATTGGAACCTTTGGTgctgatgatgtcacaatcagCGGCAACGTTGTTCATAGAACGATATTTGACG GAATTCGACTCACAGGCGCAGGACACAAACTCGAGAATAACCTCGTAACCCTCACCCTGTTTAGAGGAACCTGGGGCGACAGGAATGAATTGACAAACTATATG GACTGGCATGCAAGCTTCGAAGTAGCAGAAGCAAGCAGCCTGATAATGAAAGGCAACGTTGCTGCCGGCAGCGAGAGAAGAGGTTTCCACATCGACGGTGAAGCTTGTGACGCACCGGAAGATGACAATGCATGGACAG gCAACGTGGCCCACGGATGTCTACACGGTATACAGATCTTCACAGCGGACGGTGTTGGAAGTTGTTCAATGATCCGAAACTTCGTCGTTTACAAATCGTGGGACTACGGTATATATCACCAGACTCAAGTCAGCGTTCACATCAACAACACAGTCATAGCCGATTCATTT GTTGGATACCTCCCTTATATATTTGCCCCTGCTGCACTTACCCACCTATATGAGAACAAGATTGCCCGCATGGAAAACGTCACATGTATTGGACGTAGCCCGCATTTTGATCCTAATCTTGACAAAATGGATGAAAACACCGATAAAAATCTGCAGATTCGAAACTACCA AATAGTCAGGGAAGCACCTAGGAACGTATATGGAGGCAAGACATGCGTCATGTTGCCAATGTTTCAGAGTGGTACAAATGGCGCTCCTTTCAAAGCATTCCACTCAAACACGATCTACCCTTCAGTTCGTGGTTTACTCGATATCAGAG GTCTCCACGCTCATAATTATAACGGCCATTCGGACGGAACACGTGACCTGGTCTTCTTTACCAATCCAAGCAACGAAGACATTTTCCACCCAACCTACCTGAGAAATATTGTTCTTAGTAACGTCGATGATGACAGCAAAGTTTATTACGCAAGACCCAGTCTCGG GTTGATCAATCCGTCCGACTGCGTCGACATGGAATGCGATGGAATGAagaatgttttaataaaagattTCGATGGAGGTTTAATCGGCGGCACTGGCGGGACCGTCCTACCTCAG GCTGAGTATGAATGGGATGGCGATCCACGTCGCGGTTTAGGGGATTACCGGATTCCGAAAGCGTTGCTCACAACCTCAAGTGGCGATAGGATTGATGTAGATGATATTATTGATGTTAGAG GTATACTTCGCAATTCGGCATGCACATACAATAGCAACTGGCAGGCGTACAATTGCCAAAATGACGGCGAAAATAGAACTTTGGATTACCGCATGCTAGTGATAGAGAGCTTAGACTCAGACACGGAATCAAGGCGGCTGTCTCCTCTTGCCATGCTAAGCAACAGATACATTGATCTTAACAACG GACCCCAAGACCACGGCTGGTGTTTCGGTTACACCTGCCAGAAGCGGATTTCGACTTTCTACACAATCGTCGCCACCGGGCATCATTATGACGTTTACTTCACCGGTTATGCGCCGAAAAAGTTGAGACTGACCCTGTTGAACGTTGATGATGACATCACACTGAGAGTTGCTATCTG GTACGCAAGACCCGAAAAATTAGAAGTGTTTAATGTCGAGACTGGGATTTCTATCACGCCTGAAAATTACGTGTACGATGTCAGTCTAAACAAGTGGATTTACAAGAGACCAGAGACCGATGGACAATACAGACCAGCGATTGATTCCA GGGTCCATGGCGCCAACTTCATGGACTTAAAAAAGGACTTGCTGTATGTGACGTTGCGAGGAGGCGAACCAATCGACATTAAAACCGTTCCTGCCGTTATTTTAGCTTTCGGTTTTCCCGCCATCTCCATCGATGAATTCTTTGGAGAGAATTTGATTTCCAACCTTGCTAT CTACCTGGGAGTGCCGAATGACAAAATCCGCATCGTTGACGTTGTTGAAGAAACGAGCTCAAGAAAACGTAGAAGCACATC TGATGGAAGTGTGACGTATATAATACAGTTCAGTGACGAAATAACCAACTCGTCTGTAAGTGGGAACGAAGAATTGTCGGCCGAAGtcttaaacaacaaaactgaTACG TTACTCTTGGATTTTCAAACTGGACACTTATGGGAGCGCCTGAACGTCACGGAAGGAGCAACTTTTTCCTCCACTCAAGCATCCACATCAAACACATCTG GAGATGCCGGAAACGAACTTTTAGTCCAACATTCCATTCCAACTCAGCTTGTTGTGTCGTCACTTCCGTCAAGCGCTGAAGAATATGTCGCCTTTGATCCACAACCGATGGTTTCCATACTGGATGCTGAC AATCAAGTGGTTTCAACACTCGGTGGTACTTGGATGGTGACTGTTTCATTTGACACGTCAGGTACCGACGCAGACGACAGTGCCACTTTGCAGGGTACAACGACTGTTGCAGTGTCCAAC GGATATGCCAACTTCACTGATCTCAGAATCACTCACAGTGGTACCGGATACGTTCTGAGATATGCG aTAAGTGAACCAAGTGGAATCAGTTTGATAACCACGGACCCAACAATTGACATCAGCCTTAGAACTGTCAACATTGGCCTGCCCAGCGGTGTTGATGGGTACATAGAGCACAACAACCCTGTAGACATCACCCTCGAACTTCAGGACGTTAACGGCGTCACCCTGGAAAATATTGGATACAAG GGCCACACTTGGAAAGTCGACATATCTCTTGACGACAGCTCGATTTACGACAACACTGGCGTTGTTGGCGCCTCCACTTTCACCTTTGACCCGACCACTGGTCGTACGATAACCACCGGGTTTAGCCTGACCAATACGATCAGTTATTACCAATACAATCTCCGCTTCCGGGTTTACACGGATCCTGCCCTGTACGACTTCGCTGTGGAAGGTCCTACATTGCAG tttatttcATCCTCGGACAATGTTCATACATCGgtaacaaatatcaaaaagttaaa GATTGAATTTGTCGGACAACCGTACACATCCATAACTTCTTCGTCCTCCATGTCCACCTTCAAAGTTTATTTCCACAACGTGGTGGTCGAACATACAACAGAAGTTCTTATTTCAAACACTGACGCCAGCGGGAAATCGA ATGGAAACACTGAAGTATCCTTCGATGTTGGTTCAAGCAACGCAACTGCAGTGGACATAGCAGTGACCACAGTGTCCGACTTCCTGGTTGCCCCAGACAACGGTCTGTCCTTCGAAGGATCCAGACTGGTAGTGGCAGATACATCCTGCGTAGTTACAGTTGACGAGGAATGCATCACTGGCACAATAGATTGG GTCACCCCAACCACTACAGTAGCAACCTGGATATACGTGGTGGTCGGTGTGGTAATGGCCATTGTACTGGCTGCTGGCATCATTGCATTCTCTTGCGTCATGAAGCGAG CAAAAATGAACAAGGTTGGTGGCATGAGAGGTTGCTTCGATGCCAACTCAAGCAGAGGAGCAAGCCCAATACTTGACAGTTTCTACACAAGCTCTAGTGCTTC CTCTGCCACCGCTGATTTGTATAATCGTCGTCACATGACACCTGTTCATATTTAA